One Gossypium arboreum isolate Shixiya-1 chromosome 13, ASM2569848v2, whole genome shotgun sequence genomic window, tatatatatttaaaataacatatttcaaatttttttttgagaaatttCAGATTGGGCTTTGTattcaaaaagaaataagaaTTACATAGTAAAACCCAAAAGGAATCAGAAagctaaaaacaaaaaaaaaaatggccCAAAGCTAAAGTGGCCTAAAAACTAAGTAGTAAAACTATCTAGATATTTTTACCGAATAGTCTAGAATTGAAAATAAATGCGCCTAACTAATGCCCAGTCAGAAAATACTAAAACCTATCTTGTCATCTGGATatcatttcttcttttcttttgatgGTTCAGTTTATTGGGAAAGTTGTTCTTTCAAAAACTGGTTTATCTTTTTTTCTTATACTTTCCTCTTAGTTCTTTTGTTCCCCATTCCTTTCTCAATCTGGTTCATGTCTCCTTTCAATCCTTTGTTGAGTTTCAGCATACTTCGGGACACTCATTACCAGGTACatctcttcctttctttttagaGTTTTTGTTGCCAAAATATGCACGAGAGCGTTTGTGGATCTTGGTGTGTGTTTGAACATGAAACTTTTGGATCTGTTTAGTTTCTGttgaatatcatatatatatgctcCAATATGTGATCGATCTTGACTTTTGTTTGTACATTTCTTGATTATTGTGAGAGAGTCTCCTTCGATTATGATCTTTGGCCATTCATGTTCAAATCCTATTTGGACTGCTTTTCGACATGCGATTGCTTCAGCTGCAAAGGCGAAAGTTACCCCATGATGGATCTCAGAGCAAGAAAGTAAGACTACCCCTTCTTCATTTCTGATCACTATACCTGAAGCTGATTGGTGGTGAGTCCCATCGTATGCACcgtcaaaattaatttttatgaactcACTAGGTGGGTAACTCCATCTTCTTATCACCTTCCCCCTTACTGGATTTCTCTTTTCTAAACCATTAAGTTTAGCAATATAGTTGTTGATGAAATTTGTTATTTCCTGACTTGTACTATTTTTCTGCTCATGCATTCTTTTGTTTCTCTCTCCCCAGATAGCCCAAAGACCACAACAGAAGAGGTGGTTCTGGCTTGGAGTAAACTGATCAAAGATCCAAGTAATCCGCTGTACAAAATCCATGTTAGGATCCATAAAAATATTCTGAATTTTTAAAAGTGTCCACAGTTCCACTGTGACAGGACATTCACGAAAAATACGGTCGATTGTTTCAGTACATTCATGCAAATAGTTCCATGAAATTCTCCATATTGTAACATTTATTTTAGATGGTAGATTTAGGAGATAAAGTTTTTTGTAAAAATTCTTGTAGCCGGTTTGTAAAGCATAAGCTCTAGGAATTTCATCAAAAGTTTGTAATAGTTTATAGGTGCTGTGGACTGAAAATAGCTTGAATATTCGCCTTTCCAGGTAAGCAGATCATCGTGAGGTGTGTGTGCTAAAGGTATCCGGAGTATTTTTCCAACATCTTCCTCTGAAAAGGTATTGTTAATAAGTTATCTTTTCCATATTCTCTTATTACTATCGATCAACTCACTGACCTTGGCATCTCACATAGTATTAACAACTGAAGATAATCTAAAATTAACAGCATCTGGAATCCAAGCATCATCGTGGATAGAAATATTTGTACCTGTACCAACCTTCTAACATGTACCTTTTTTCAAAATACCTTTCATTGCCCAGATGCTTTTCTATGTATAAGAATTAGTTTTTCCCACTTGAGAATTTAAAAAATGATCATTCAAAAAATATTTTGCTTTAAAAACTCGTGTAACCAAAGAATCCTGATTATTAATAATCCTCCACCCTTGCTTAGCTACTAGTGAAATAATGAATTGCGATAGATTTTTAAAGCCCATTCCCCTCCTCTTTTGATCGGCACACAAATTTCCATTGACACTAGTGTATCCCTTTTCTTCGCTGTCCTTTTTGCCACCAGAATTTTGCGAAAATATTTTCTAACTCCCACATAATGATTTTGGTAAGAGAAAACATGACATAGCATAAGTTGGTATTGCTTGAAGCACAGACTTTATAAATACCTCATTTCCCCCTTGTGATAGTAGCCTTGTCCTCCATTAGGGAGTCCTAGATATTTACCTAAATTTGTGGAGCATCTCACACCTAGTAAACTCGAGATCTCTTCTTTGTCCATTCCTGTTGTATTTGAACTATAGAAAATAGTCGATTTGCTAAAATTCACGCATTGACCTGAGCACTATTCATATTccttcaaaatttcttttaaaattcttGCCCTTTTATTTTTCACTTCACCAAATAGAATACAATCATCTGCAAACAATAGGTGCGATATTTCTGGTCCTCTTCTACTAGCCCTCACTCCCTTCATCAATCCCTCACTTATTGCCGTTCTTATTAAAAACGAAAGTCCCTCACTGCAtatcagaaaaagaaaaaggctAAGCGGGTAACCCTGACGAAGCCCTCTATTGGGTTTAAAAACATTTCCTCTTCTCCCATTAATATTCATTGTATATGAGACTCTAGAGATACATTTCATAATTAATGTCACCCATTCCTTTGAAAATCCCATTTGAAGCATAACTTCCTTTAAAAAAGTCCACTTAACTCTATCATAGGCTTTGC contains:
- the LOC108462054 gene encoding uncharacterized protein LOC108462054, which encodes MDFVQRITWIFDQFTPSQNHLFCCGLWAIWGERNKRMHEQKNSTSQEITNFINNYIAKLNGLEKRNPVRGKVIRRWSYPPSEFIKINFDGAYDGTHHQSASGIVIRNEEGVVLLSCSEIHHGVTFAFAAEAIACRKAVQIGFEHEWPKIIIEGDSLTIIKKCTNKSQDRSHIGAYIYDIQQKLNRSKSFMFKHTPRSTNALVHILATKTLKRKEEMYLVMSVPKYAETQQRIERRHEPD